In the Gopherus flavomarginatus isolate rGopFla2 chromosome 6, rGopFla2.mat.asm, whole genome shotgun sequence genome, one interval contains:
- the WNT5A gene encoding protein Wnt-5a isoform X1: MSCNPSPEGASGAPLSRNPGRRASKSIGILVQGGALGTVGSAMASKYLIVVLAIFSSFAQVVIEASSWWSLGMNHMNPMNPVQMSEVYIIGAQPLCSQLAGLSQGQKKLCHLYQDHMQYIGEGAKTGIKECQYQFRHRRWNCSTVDNNSVFGRVMQIGSRETAFTYAVSAAGVVNAMSRACREGELSSCGCSRAARPKDLPRDWLWGGCGDNIEYGYRFAKEFVDARERERIYQKGSYESARILMNLHNNEAGRRTVYNLADVACKCHGVSGSCSLKTCWLQLADFRKVGDALKEKYDSAAAMKLNSRGKLVQVNSRFNTPTILDLVYIDPSPDYCVRNESTGSLGTQGRLCNKTSEGMDGCELMCCGRGYDQFKTVQTERCHCKFHWCCYVKCKKCTEIVDQFVCK; this comes from the exons ATGTCCTGCAACCCGAGCCCCGAGGGAGCCTCTGGCGCGCCGCTCAGCCGCAACCCAGGGAGAAGGGCCTCA AAATCTATTGGAATATTAGTCCAAGGAGGTGCTTTGGGGACAGTTGGCAGTGCAATGGCTTCCAAGTACCTCATAGTGGTTCTGGCCATTTTCTCCTCTTTTGCCCAAGTTGTAATAGAAGCCAGCTCCTGGTG GTCTTTAGGTATGAATCATATGAATCCTATGAACCCTGTTCAGATGTCAGAGGTATATATAATAGGAGCACAGCCACTATGTAGTCAACTAGCAGGACTTTCCCAAGGACAGAAGAAACTCTGCCACTTGTATCAAGACCACATGCAGTATATTGGAGAGGGGGCAAAGACAGGCATTAAGGAATGCCAGTATCAGTTCAGACACAGAAGATGGAATTGCAGCACTGTGGACAACAACTCTGTTTTTGGCAGAGTCATGCAGATAG GCAGTAGGGAGACTGCCTTTACTTACGCAGTCAGTGCTGCCGGGGTGGTTAATGCAATGAGTCGTGCCTGCCGAGAGGGGGAGctctcctcctgtggctgcagcagggcagccagGCCCAAAGATTTACCCCGGGACTGGCTGTGGGGTGGCTGTGGGGATAACATCGAATATGGCTACCGCTTCGCCAAGGAGTTTGTGGATGCTCGGGAGCGTGAGAGAATTTATCAGAAAGGCTCTTACGAGAGTGCTAGGATTTTGATGAACCTGCATAACAACGAGGCTGGAAGACGA ACTGTGTATAACTTGGCTGATGTGGCCTGTAAGTGCCATGGAGTGTCTGGCTCCTGCAGCCTGAAGACCTgttggctgcagctggccgactTCCGCAAAGTGGGCGATGCCCTGAAAGAGAAATATGATAGCGCTGCTGCCATGAAACTCAACAGCCGGGGCAAGCTGGTGCAAGTGAACAGCCGCTTCAACACGCCCACCATCCTTGACCTGGTCTACATTGACCCTAGCCCCGACTATTGCGTGCGCAATGAGAGCACCGGCTCCCTGGGCACTCAGGGCCGCCTCTGCAATAAGACCTCAGAGGGCATGGATGGCTGTGAACTCATGTGCTGTGGCCGGGGCTATGACCAGTTCAAGACAGTGCAGACAGAGCGCTGCCACTGCAAGTTCCATTGGTGCTGCTATGTGAAATGCAAGAAGTGCACAGAGATCGTGGACCAGTTTGTGTGCAAATAG
- the WNT5A gene encoding protein Wnt-5a isoform X2 produces the protein MEKSIGILVQGGALGTVGSAMASKYLIVVLAIFSSFAQVVIEASSWWSLGMNHMNPMNPVQMSEVYIIGAQPLCSQLAGLSQGQKKLCHLYQDHMQYIGEGAKTGIKECQYQFRHRRWNCSTVDNNSVFGRVMQIGSRETAFTYAVSAAGVVNAMSRACREGELSSCGCSRAARPKDLPRDWLWGGCGDNIEYGYRFAKEFVDARERERIYQKGSYESARILMNLHNNEAGRRTVYNLADVACKCHGVSGSCSLKTCWLQLADFRKVGDALKEKYDSAAAMKLNSRGKLVQVNSRFNTPTILDLVYIDPSPDYCVRNESTGSLGTQGRLCNKTSEGMDGCELMCCGRGYDQFKTVQTERCHCKFHWCCYVKCKKCTEIVDQFVCK, from the exons ATGGAG AAATCTATTGGAATATTAGTCCAAGGAGGTGCTTTGGGGACAGTTGGCAGTGCAATGGCTTCCAAGTACCTCATAGTGGTTCTGGCCATTTTCTCCTCTTTTGCCCAAGTTGTAATAGAAGCCAGCTCCTGGTG GTCTTTAGGTATGAATCATATGAATCCTATGAACCCTGTTCAGATGTCAGAGGTATATATAATAGGAGCACAGCCACTATGTAGTCAACTAGCAGGACTTTCCCAAGGACAGAAGAAACTCTGCCACTTGTATCAAGACCACATGCAGTATATTGGAGAGGGGGCAAAGACAGGCATTAAGGAATGCCAGTATCAGTTCAGACACAGAAGATGGAATTGCAGCACTGTGGACAACAACTCTGTTTTTGGCAGAGTCATGCAGATAG GCAGTAGGGAGACTGCCTTTACTTACGCAGTCAGTGCTGCCGGGGTGGTTAATGCAATGAGTCGTGCCTGCCGAGAGGGGGAGctctcctcctgtggctgcagcagggcagccagGCCCAAAGATTTACCCCGGGACTGGCTGTGGGGTGGCTGTGGGGATAACATCGAATATGGCTACCGCTTCGCCAAGGAGTTTGTGGATGCTCGGGAGCGTGAGAGAATTTATCAGAAAGGCTCTTACGAGAGTGCTAGGATTTTGATGAACCTGCATAACAACGAGGCTGGAAGACGA ACTGTGTATAACTTGGCTGATGTGGCCTGTAAGTGCCATGGAGTGTCTGGCTCCTGCAGCCTGAAGACCTgttggctgcagctggccgactTCCGCAAAGTGGGCGATGCCCTGAAAGAGAAATATGATAGCGCTGCTGCCATGAAACTCAACAGCCGGGGCAAGCTGGTGCAAGTGAACAGCCGCTTCAACACGCCCACCATCCTTGACCTGGTCTACATTGACCCTAGCCCCGACTATTGCGTGCGCAATGAGAGCACCGGCTCCCTGGGCACTCAGGGCCGCCTCTGCAATAAGACCTCAGAGGGCATGGATGGCTGTGAACTCATGTGCTGTGGCCGGGGCTATGACCAGTTCAAGACAGTGCAGACAGAGCGCTGCCACTGCAAGTTCCATTGGTGCTGCTATGTGAAATGCAAGAAGTGCACAGAGATCGTGGACCAGTTTGTGTGCAAATAG